The Fusarium graminearum PH-1 chromosome 2, whole genome shotgun sequence genome includes a region encoding these proteins:
- a CDS encoding arylsulfatase produces the protein MANSADGAPKRPNFLFILADDLGFSDIGCYGAEIQTPNIDRLASEGIRMLNHHAAAACSPTRATLLSGTDAHLGGLGVLIEYKSNEKGAKRYGGKAGHEGYLTENVATIPEILEDNGYFTAMAGKWHLGMRDAQGPWNRGFQKAFAMLPGCCNHYGWEPVQEKFPVGGRPIHAEGGKKVDIAPNKTEDPNGFYSTDAYTDNLIQYFEERTEQDKEKPFFAYLPYTAPHWPLQCSKAQRDKYKGIYDDGPYALRERRLKKLVDLGIIDKSVVPHQVETDTMGVGEWDDLSPEEKKLSSRAMEAYAGMVDSIDVNIGKVVDYLKSTGEYDNTFIVFMSDNGAEGAAMEAIPIMGDKITNAIHQYYDNCYDNIGSWNSFTWLGPLWAQASTAPSRLFKCFPSQGGILVPCIVKPPARTFHSTIKPGSFDRSFSTVMDFAPTFLDLAGVSFSPPSGTAPPVRTGDDATGLAKTTIPFRGRSVHAIRGKSWVPFFCRVEKVEDNELWTIHSSTEPVGWELFARGALRKGNWKIVHISKQEGGAGVGDEGWELFNVVDDPGETQNLAESNPGKLQELLVHWDEYVVGCGVVWGEKAEALGLDKASAPELWEDDTDLQRSWIGAKAGECLA, from the exons ATGGCCAACTCTGCTGATGGAGCTCCGAAGCGTCCTAATTTCCTCTTCATACTAGCCGATGACTTG GGCTTTTCCGACATTGGCTGCTACGGTGCCGAGATCCAAACCCCCAACATTGATCGTCTTGCCTCAGAGGGCATTCGCATGTTGAACCACCATGCTGCCGCAGCTTGTTCACCAACACGAGCGACGCTTCTCAGCGGCACTGATGCCCACCTTGGTGGTTTAGGTGTTCTCATAGAATACAAGAGTAATGAAAAAGGAGCCAAGCGATATGGAGGAAAGGCGGGCCATGAAGGCTACCTCACTGAGAATGTAGCCACCATCCCCGAGATTTTGGAAGACAATGGCTATTTCACTGCTATGGCTGGCAAG TGGCACTTGGGTATGCGCGATGCTCAGGGACCCTGGAACCGTGGTTTCCAGAAAGCATTTGCGATGCTTCCCGGGTGCTGTAACCATTACGGATGGGAACCTGTACAGGAGAAGTTCCCTGTTGGTGGTCGCCCAATTCACGCCGAGGGTGGTAAGAAAGTTGATAT AGCTCCCAATAAAACGGAAGACCCAAATGGCTTTTATTCCACCGACGCCTACACTGATAACCTCATTCAGTATTTCGAGGAACGAACAGAACAAGATAAGGAAAAGCCTTTCTTTGCATATCTGCCATATACTGCACCTCATTGGCCATTGCAATGTTCGAAAGCACAACGCGACAA ATACAAGGGTATCTACGACGATGGACCATACGCACTACGCGAGCGCCGATTGAAGAAACTCGTAGACTTGGGCATAATAGACAAATCTGTTGTTCCTCACCAAGTCGAGACTGATACAATGGGTGTTGGCGAATGGGACGATCTTTCacctgaagaaaagaagctaTCTAGTCGGGCGATGGAGGCTTATGCAGGTATGGTGGATTCCATCGACGTCAACATCGGCAAGGTGGTGGACTACCTGAAGTCGACGGGCGAGTACGACAACACATTCATTGTTTTTATGAGTGACAATGGAGCTGAAGGAGCAGC CATGGAGGCTATTC CTATCATGGGAGATAAAATCACAAACGCCATTCATCAGTACTACGACAACTGCTACGATAACATCGGCTCTTGGAATTCCTTCACCTG GCTTGGTCCCTTGTGGGCTCAGGCGTCCACTGCCCCGTCGAGATTGTTCAAATGCTTTCCATCTCAAGGAGGTATACTCGTGCCATGCATTGTGAAGCCTCCCGCCCGCACATTCCACTCTACTATCAAACCTGGAAGCTTTGATCGATCATTCTCCACTGTAATGGACTTTGCACCAACCTTTCTCGATCTAGCGGGGGTATCTTTCTCGCCTCCTTCTGGCACTGCACCCCCGGTAAGGACTGGAGATGATGCCACTGGTTTGGCCAAAACAACCATCCCTTTCCGCGGAAGATCAGTACATGCCATTCGAGGAAAGTCCTGGGTACCGTTCTTCTGCCGAGTCGAAAAGGTGGAAGACAATGAGTTGTGGACAATCCACTCCTCTACTGAGCCTGTTGGTTGGGAACTATTTGCCAGGGGTGCTTTACGAAAGGGCAACTGGAAAATCGTTCACATCTCTAAGCAAGAAGGTGGTGCCGGAGTAGGCGATGAGGGGTGGGAGTTGTTCAACGTTGTCGACGACCCTGGCGAGACCCAGAATCTGGCGGAAAGTAACCCTGGCAAGCTACAAGAACTACTTGTACATTGGGATGAATACGTGGTGGGATGCGGAGTTGTGTGGGGAGAAAAGGCGGAGGCTTTGGGTCTTGACAAGGCCAGTGCTCCAGAGCTTTGGGAAGATGACACGGACTTACAGAGGAGTTGGATAGGTGCAAAGGCGGGTGAATGCTTAGCTTGA